CACCGACGGGCTTCGCGGCGAGATCGACCCGCGCTTTCTCCTGGGCGCTCAGGTCTCGTACACCTTTGAGCCTTTGAACCTGACGGTTTACGCCGTCGCCAAGAATCTTCTGGATCAGACCTACATCGCTTCGCGCTCGCCACGGGGCATTCAGCCCGGCATGCCTCGACACATCTTTGGAGGACTTCGATGGACGCACTAAATCGCACGACGCTTCGCACCATCACCGCTTTTTCCGCCGCAGCCCTGGCGGGCATGGCCCTCGTTGTGGGCTGTGGCGAGGATGAGGCCGAGTTCGATCGCGGCGCGGTCATTGAGGACATGGGCACCGGCGTGATCATGCCCACCGTCAACGCGCTCCACACCGCCTCGCAGGAGCTCCATGGTGCGGCGCAGACCCTCTGTGCCGACCCATCGGCGGTCAACCTCGACGCCGCCCGCGACGCCTGGCTCGCCGTCAAAGCCCCGCTGAAGCGCTCGGAGTCCTTCTCCTTCGGCCCCGCGCGCGTGCCCCGGGTGCAGATGTCGATGAACGTCGATAAATGGCCCGGCCGCGGCGAAAACATCGAGGCCGCGCTCGACACCGAAGCGACCATCGATGAGGCCTACCTCACGAGCCTCGACTACCGCGATCGCGTCTACGGCTTCCCGGCCGCGGGCTACCTGCTCTTCGGCGCTCCCGAAGCTGCCGCAGACACCCTGGCCGCCTACACCGACGCCGAGCACCTGCCCGAGAAGCGCTGCGAATACCTCCTGGCGGTCACCGATCACGCCGCGGGCATCGTGGCCGAATACCACACCCGCTGGTCCCCCGAGGGCGGTGGTTACCTCACGCAATTTGTGGAAGCGGGCTCCTCCGACGCCTTCCCCTCCGAGCAGGACGCGTTCACAGCCGTCACCGGCACGATGCTCTTTGCCCTGGTGCAGATCTCCGAGATGAAGCTCGGTGTCCCGCTGATGGGCAATGAAGGCGCGCCGATGCCCGAAGAGGTCGAAGCCCCCTACTCCAACACCTCGGTGGACCACGCGCTCTGGGCCTTTGAGGGCGTCGAGCGCCTCTACCTTGGCAGCGACGAGACGATCGGCCTGAGCGACTACGTGCAGTTCCGCCAGGCCGCCGGCAACGTCGACCAGACCGTACGCGAGCGCATCACCGCGGCCCGCAGCGCGCTTGAAGCCCTCAACGAGCCCCTGGCCGAGACGGTTGTCAACGACGCCGACGCGGTGCAGGCCGCCATTGATGCGGTCGATCAGCTCAACCAGGCCATCAGCGGTGAGGTCTCCACGCTCCTGGGCATCAACCCCACGACCGTGGAAGGCGATAACGACTAAATGCGCGCCCTCTTCGCTCCGGTCCCGGCCTCCGCCCTGGCCTTTTTTCGCGCCGCCTTCGGCATCGCCATCTTCGTCGGCGCGGCGCGCTACCTGGGTTATGGCTGGGTCTCCGACCTTTACGTCACCCCCGAGTACCATTTTACCTACTGGGGGTTTGATGGGGTGAAACCCTGGCCCGGCATCGGCATGCACGTCCATTACGCCCTGATGGGGCTTCTGGGCCTGTGTGTCGCCGCCGGGCTTTTTTACAGGGCGAGCATCGCGCTGGTCTTTGGGATGTTCACGTATGTGGAGCTGATCGATAAGACCGCGTATTTAAACCACTATTACTTCGTCAGCCTCGTCGCCCTGCTGATGATCTTCATGCCCCTGCATCGGGCCTATTCGCTTGATGTGCGGCGCAGGCCCGAGCTTAAACGCGAGGCGATGCCCGCCTGGTGCCTGTGGATCGTGCGTTTTCAGCTGGGCTGCGTGTACTTCTTCGCCGGGGTCGCCAAGCTCGAAAAAGACTGGCTTATGCATGGCGAGCCGATGACGATCTGGCTGGCCGCCCGCACCGACTTTCCGCTGGTAGGCCACCTCTTCGATCTGCCCTGGCTGGGCCAGGCGATGAGCATCGCCGGATGCCTTTTTGACCTCACGATCCTTTTCTTTCTGCTCTGGCGCCCCACCCGGCTCTGGGCCTACCTGACCGTGGTGGTCTTCCATGTGGCCACGGGGCTCTTGTTTAACATCGGGCTCTTTCCGCTGATCATGATCGCGCTCACGCCTCTCTTCTTTGATCCGGACTGGCCGCGCAGGCTCTGGGCCAGGTTCAAAAAAGAGCCCTACCAGGCCCCCGAGCTCCCCGAGCATCTGCCCGCTCGCTCCCCGCTGCTGCGGCAGGTGGGCATGGCGGCGCTGACCCTCTACGTGACCGTGCAACTCCTCGTGCCCATGCGCCACCTCCTCTACCCGGGCAACGTACTCTGGAACCAGGAGGGCTGGCGCTTCTCCTGGCGCGTGATGCTCATCGAGAAGAGCGGCTTTTTGAAATTTGAGGTGCGCGACGCCAACAGCGAGCGCCGCTGGGTGGTCTACCCGCGCAGCTTTTTAAACGACCGCCA
This is a stretch of genomic DNA from Lujinxingia sediminis. It encodes these proteins:
- a CDS encoding HTTM domain-containing protein — translated: MRALFAPVPASALAFFRAAFGIAIFVGAARYLGYGWVSDLYVTPEYHFTYWGFDGVKPWPGIGMHVHYALMGLLGLCVAAGLFYRASIALVFGMFTYVELIDKTAYLNHYYFVSLVALLMIFMPLHRAYSLDVRRRPELKREAMPAWCLWIVRFQLGCVYFFAGVAKLEKDWLMHGEPMTIWLAARTDFPLVGHLFDLPWLGQAMSIAGCLFDLTILFFLLWRPTRLWAYLTVVVFHVATGLLFNIGLFPLIMIALTPLFFDPDWPRRLWARFKKEPYQAPELPEHLPARSPLLRQVGMAALTLYVTVQLLVPMRHLLYPGNVLWNQEGWRFSWRVMLIEKSGFLKFEVRDANSERRWVVYPRSFLNDRQLQLATGSPDMILQLAHHIAEDFRSRGVAEPQVFADAHLSLNGRPSSRFIDPEVDLAKEPRGLVHFDWVLPEQSAAR
- a CDS encoding imelysin family protein, giving the protein MDALNRTTLRTITAFSAAALAGMALVVGCGEDEAEFDRGAVIEDMGTGVIMPTVNALHTASQELHGAAQTLCADPSAVNLDAARDAWLAVKAPLKRSESFSFGPARVPRVQMSMNVDKWPGRGENIEAALDTEATIDEAYLTSLDYRDRVYGFPAAGYLLFGAPEAAADTLAAYTDAEHLPEKRCEYLLAVTDHAAGIVAEYHTRWSPEGGGYLTQFVEAGSSDAFPSEQDAFTAVTGTMLFALVQISEMKLGVPLMGNEGAPMPEEVEAPYSNTSVDHALWAFEGVERLYLGSDETIGLSDYVQFRQAAGNVDQTVRERITAARSALEALNEPLAETVVNDADAVQAAIDAVDQLNQAISGEVSTLLGINPTTVEGDND